In the bacterium genome, one interval contains:
- a CDS encoding NYN domain-containing protein — MIRHEEQRVAVFIDAQNLYHSAQHMFGGNPNFKAILESAVSGRKLVRAIAYVIRGSSGTEQAFFDALTNLGIEAKEKDLQEFASGAKKADWDVGIAVDAIRIADLVDVVVLCSGDGDFIPLIEYLQHEGRLVEVCGFRPTTSGKVQTIADGFTDLNDKQFVIMKGRRRLIRPTAGRETAS, encoded by the coding sequence ATGATCAGACACGAGGAACAACGGGTCGCGGTGTTCATTGATGCGCAGAACCTCTACCACTCTGCGCAGCACATGTTCGGCGGCAACCCGAACTTCAAGGCCATCCTGGAGTCCGCGGTCTCTGGACGCAAGCTCGTCCGCGCGATCGCCTACGTCATTCGCGGCTCGTCCGGCACCGAGCAGGCGTTCTTTGATGCGCTCACGAACCTCGGCATCGAAGCGAAGGAGAAAGACCTCCAGGAGTTTGCATCCGGCGCGAAGAAGGCGGATTGGGATGTCGGTATCGCCGTGGATGCGATTCGCATCGCGGACCTCGTGGATGTCGTGGTGCTCTGCTCGGGCGATGGTGACTTCATTCCGCTCATCGAGTACCTCCAGCACGAGGGACGGCTCGTGGAGGTCTGCGGATTCCGTCCGACCACGTCGGGCAAGGTGCAGACCATCGCGGATGGATTCACAGACCTCAATGATAAGCAGTTCGTTATCATGAAGGGTCGGAGGCGGTTGATACGTCCCACCGCGGGACGAGAGACGGCCTCGTGA
- a CDS encoding signal peptidase II, producing MQNVRWGTEKRMVACGLIAVAIATDVVLKMVARQMLPVGEHFAWGTRAGWVGFMPSTNEVLAFSLPIPNAVIWPVGVAVVIALIVHAVRRRMATGRFDVLLLAVILGAISNLTERIALGGVTDYLSVTSMFPAFNIADLLIIGGVIGWWFASYFQACNDPRRGV from the coding sequence ATGCAGAACGTAAGATGGGGAACTGAGAAAAGGATGGTTGCGTGCGGGTTGATTGCTGTCGCCATTGCCACGGATGTCGTGTTGAAGATGGTCGCACGTCAGATGCTCCCCGTGGGGGAGCATTTTGCGTGGGGGACGCGCGCGGGGTGGGTGGGGTTTATGCCGAGCACGAATGAGGTCCTCGCGTTCTCGCTGCCGATCCCGAATGCGGTCATTTGGCCGGTGGGCGTTGCGGTTGTCATTGCGCTCATTGTCCACGCGGTGCGGCGTCGCATGGCGACGGGACGATTTGATGTGCTGCTCCTCGCCGTCATCCTCGGTGCGATCTCCAATCTCACTGAGCGCATTGCTCTCGGCGGAGTGACGGATTATCTCAGCGTCACAAGCATGTTCCCCGCGTTTAACATCGCAGACCTCCTCATCATTGGTGGTGTGATTGGGTGGTGGTTTGCGTCGTATTTCCAAGCATGCAATGACCCTCGGAGAGGGGTTTGA
- a CDS encoding glycosyltransferase has translation MLTVILPVRNEEPIIAATIERLLTFLHATLHEPWRVIVADNASTDRTRDVVRDAIVHDGTHLALLELDRPGKGHAVMSAWRKAASETTTACHCEPNPRGVAIPVISVQGESRVHCMAGIATSRTPRNDKQGSFAEVPQNIFLFLDADLATDLRHIPELIAAVRSGADIAAASRYLPGSQTHRSTFRHIISRANALLLRLRFGLRMTDAPCGAKAVNARVVRDIVPLIRDDQWFFDTELCIRAQRAGFRIVEIPIAWHEPREGVAIAKVLRIIVRNCRTILRSPL, from the coding sequence ATGCTCACCGTTATCCTCCCAGTACGGAACGAGGAGCCCATCATCGCGGCAACCATCGAGCGACTCCTCACGTTCCTCCACGCGACGCTCCACGAGCCGTGGCGCGTTATCGTTGCTGACAATGCCTCGACGGACCGCACGCGCGATGTCGTGCGGGATGCGATAGTACACGATGGCACGCACCTCGCACTCCTCGAGCTCGATCGCCCGGGCAAGGGCCACGCGGTAATGAGCGCGTGGCGAAAAGCTGCAAGCGAAACAACAACGGCATGTCATTGCGAGCCGAATCCGAGAGGCGTGGCAATCCCGGTCATATCGGTACAAGGTGAAAGCCGGGTGCACTGCATGGCCGGGATTGCCACGTCGCGGACTCCTCGCAATGACAAACAAGGGAGTTTTGCAGAGGTCCCTCAAAATATCTTCCTCTTCCTCGATGCCGATCTCGCCACTGATCTTCGACACATCCCGGAGCTCATCGCCGCGGTGCGCAGTGGCGCGGACATCGCGGCGGCGTCGCGGTACCTCCCGGGATCGCAGACGCACCGGAGCACCTTCCGCCACATCATCTCGCGTGCGAACGCGCTCCTCCTCCGGCTCCGGTTTGGACTCCGCATGACCGATGCGCCGTGCGGCGCGAAAGCGGTGAACGCTCGGGTGGTGCGCGACATCGTCCCGCTCATCCGGGACGACCAGTGGTTCTTTGATACGGAGCTCTGCATCCGTGCGCAGCGCGCCGGTTTCCGCATCGTTGAGATTCCGATCGCATGGCATGAACCGCGCGAGGGTGTTGCCATCGCGAAAGTCCTCAGGATCATTGTGCGCAACTGCCGGACGATCCTCCGCTCACCGCTATGA
- a CDS encoding bifunctional glycosyltransferase/class I SAM-dependent methyltransferase has translation MRFPSPIRTITIIVPSFNEIRTIARIYDALVRLRLAVDNNEIEKSILFVDDGSTDGTREWITHTLADARCDGSIRLLTHPTNRGKGAAIRTALEHAHGDYIIIQDADLEYDPQDIQTLVTAAHLTHAPAIYGSRDKDIVNACSSKTFLWGNRILTLLTNLLFRQRLTDVETCYKLINTQLYTFLDLREHGFGTEIEVTAKIATLGITIPEVSITYTPRSYHEGKKIRVRDGVRAVLLLVKYRVSDLHYGPLDLCIRAWRERALWRVFAPHASATVLDVGCGRQASLAWKLRTRVSTYTGVDPDVRPAQYRNVRILRTPAEQMVAQLDGETFDTIIALAVLEHLDDPDHFLHECRTLLKNNGCLILTTPTPRAQPILHLLAFLRLIDAHEIEEHKTLFHPRELHEMLRRAGYSSVRVRPFLFGYNCCYVATR, from the coding sequence ATGCGCTTCCCATCTCCCATAAGAACAATAACCATCATCGTCCCGAGCTTCAATGAGATACGCACCATCGCACGCATCTACGATGCGCTCGTACGCTTGCGCCTCGCGGTGGATAACAACGAGATTGAAAAAAGTATCCTTTTTGTTGACGATGGATCAACTGACGGAACACGAGAGTGGATCACGCACACGCTTGCGGATGCCCGTTGTGACGGTTCGATTCGCCTCCTCACGCATCCGACAAACCGCGGCAAGGGTGCCGCCATCCGCACTGCGCTGGAACATGCACATGGGGACTACATCATCATCCAGGATGCCGATCTCGAATATGATCCGCAGGACATCCAGACACTCGTCACTGCAGCGCATCTGACTCATGCCCCCGCCATCTACGGGTCTCGCGACAAGGACATCGTGAATGCGTGCTCCAGTAAGACGTTCCTCTGGGGCAATCGCATACTCACCCTTCTGACAAACCTCCTGTTTCGACAACGTCTCACCGATGTTGAAACGTGCTATAAGCTCATCAATACGCAGCTCTATACATTCCTAGATCTCCGAGAGCACGGTTTTGGCACCGAAATCGAGGTGACGGCAAAAATCGCGACGCTCGGCATCACCATCCCGGAGGTTTCCATCACCTACACGCCGCGCTCGTACCATGAGGGAAAAAAGATTCGTGTGCGGGATGGCGTTCGAGCAGTGCTATTACTCGTGAAGTACAGAGTGTCCGATCTCCATTACGGTCCTTTAGATCTCTGCATCCGCGCATGGCGGGAACGAGCGCTCTGGCGCGTCTTCGCGCCGCACGCATCCGCAACCGTACTCGATGTCGGTTGCGGACGACAAGCATCGCTCGCATGGAAGTTGCGCACACGGGTTTCCACGTACACAGGCGTTGATCCTGATGTCCGTCCTGCACAGTACCGGAATGTCCGCATCCTCCGCACTCCAGCCGAGCAAATGGTGGCGCAATTGGACGGCGAGACATTTGACACCATCATTGCGCTTGCTGTCCTTGAGCATCTCGATGACCCGGATCATTTCCTACACGAATGCCGAACACTCCTCAAGAACAACGGATGCCTCATCCTCACCACTCCAACACCGCGAGCGCAACCCATACTCCACCTCCTTGCGTTCCTTCGCCTCATTGATGCCCATGAGATTGAGGAACATAAAACACTCTTCCATCCCCGCGAGCTCCACGAGATGCTCCGGCGAGCGGGATATTCCTCCGTCCGAGTACGGCCGTTCCTCTTTGGATACAACTGCTGCTATGTTGCAACGCGCTAA
- a CDS encoding DUF2079 domain-containing protein, with translation MTQPHQHDADAPWMTITLRRLALAGMIALFTLAVSAVGFFKYRYLLYNGLDLAIYTNVLANLAAGNGWWSDIQQHSYLGDHVEPVLLLLIPIFRVWSDARLLVIVQALVLGLTAVPVYALLRRSRWSLLLTALWLGNPLFWNAALFEFHALAFAPVLLLSAGYFFLQRRFLPFILFLILALFVREDIALIAMMFGVVAIVLRFSSFSSRLCHCEPSPRGVAISANARDRCVTPMTGIAASRTPRNDSKKWYWMLLPLLLGIAWFSIATRIAAVHSPAGAYPFLVYYGWLGESFGEVIVNTIGHPVLVAQHLLRLSNLDFVLGLLLPFLFLPFLAPAWFLLALPPAAQVLLTASGGSNLMVQMHYGLLFVPALVLATLRSPLFQRGDTGGWYGGRVATFFGHWFPLPHRAAMMLGVSAYIAVAFLLGPFPGIARAAVFGATDTQRVQAQATDVLLAAVPDNAVISASASVITRVAARRGTTYLPNAALGQQQYAFAPYVLPSQTTHVLAVIADMAEEYTALLHVSWTKPYAADAPARLARLLEDGGFRVAAERDGVFLLARGADGPAPPLELFTPAERITHRIIGPLREVEAAP, from the coding sequence ATGACACAACCTCATCAACATGATGCAGATGCTCCATGGATGACCATCACGTTGCGCCGCCTCGCGCTCGCGGGCATGATCGCGCTCTTCACGCTCGCGGTGAGCGCGGTGGGTTTCTTCAAGTATCGGTACCTGCTCTACAACGGGCTCGACCTCGCGATCTACACGAACGTGCTCGCGAACCTCGCGGCCGGCAATGGGTGGTGGTCGGACATCCAGCAGCACAGCTACCTCGGTGATCACGTGGAGCCCGTGCTACTCTTGCTCATACCGATCTTCCGGGTGTGGTCGGATGCGCGGCTCCTCGTCATCGTGCAGGCACTCGTGCTCGGACTCACTGCGGTGCCAGTGTACGCGTTGCTCCGTCGGTCACGATGGTCACTGCTCCTCACCGCGCTCTGGCTCGGGAATCCGCTGTTTTGGAACGCCGCACTCTTCGAGTTCCACGCGCTCGCGTTCGCGCCCGTTCTCCTTTTGAGTGCGGGGTACTTTTTCCTGCAACGTCGCTTCTTGCCGTTCATCCTGTTTCTCATACTCGCGCTGTTCGTACGGGAGGACATCGCGCTCATCGCGATGATGTTTGGGGTGGTGGCGATTGTTTTACGATTTTCCTCCTTCTCCTCACGCCTCTGTCATTGCGAGCCAAGTCCGCGAGGCGTGGCAATCTCGGCCAATGCGCGTGACCGTTGCGTAACCCCTATGACCGGGATTGCCGCGTCGCGGACTCCTCGCAATGACAGCAAGAAGTGGTACTGGATGCTCTTACCTCTCCTCCTGGGCATCGCGTGGTTCTCCATCGCAACGCGCATCGCGGCAGTACATAGTCCGGCGGGCGCGTACCCGTTCCTCGTGTACTACGGATGGCTCGGCGAGTCGTTCGGTGAGGTGATCGTGAACACCATTGGACATCCCGTGCTCGTTGCGCAGCACCTCCTGCGTCTCTCGAATCTCGATTTCGTACTCGGGCTTCTTCTTCCGTTTTTGTTCCTTCCGTTCCTCGCGCCCGCGTGGTTTCTCCTCGCGTTGCCGCCGGCGGCCCAGGTGCTCCTCACGGCGAGCGGCGGCTCCAACCTCATGGTGCAGATGCACTACGGGCTCCTCTTTGTCCCCGCGCTCGTGCTCGCCACACTCCGCTCCCCCCTCTTCCAGAGGGGGGATACAGGGGGGTGGTATGGAGGCCGCGTCGCTACATTCTTCGGACACTGGTTCCCGCTCCCACACCGCGCTGCGATGATGCTTGGCGTGAGCGCATATATCGCCGTCGCGTTTCTTCTCGGCCCATTCCCAGGCATCGCACGCGCCGCGGTCTTCGGTGCAACGGATACGCAGCGCGTGCAGGCGCAGGCCACGGATGTGCTCCTCGCCGCAGTACCCGACAACGCGGTCATCTCCGCGAGCGCGTCCGTCATCACGCGCGTCGCCGCGCGTCGCGGCACGACGTACCTCCCGAACGCTGCACTCGGCCAGCAGCAGTACGCGTTCGCGCCGTATGTGCTTCCGTCCCAAACGACGCACGTCCTCGCAGTCATTGCGGACATGGCGGAGGAGTACACCGCGCTCCTCCACGTTTCCTGGACCAAGCCCTACGCCGCGGACGCGCCAGCACGGTTGGCGCGTCTTCTCGAGGATGGCGGGTTCCGCGTTGCTGCGGAGCGCGATGGCGTGTTCCTCCTCGCGCGCGGCGCGGACGGCCCCGCACCCCCGCTCGAACTCTTCACGCCCGCAGAGCGCATCACGCACCGCATCATCGGGCCGCTGCGCGAGGTAGAGGCGGCACCTTAG
- a CDS encoding TraR/DksA family transcriptional regulator, which translates to MDTGLLKTIEERLLTRKQELELELKRYGKFEDFGRGEDENAAEIATYSDNLSLGQALDHALRDVNNALSRIAAGTYGMCRYCNEQIPEKRLIARPTSSSCVRCKTEKKGG; encoded by the coding sequence ATGGATACGGGGCTCCTGAAGACGATTGAGGAAAGATTGCTTACGCGGAAGCAAGAACTCGAACTCGAGCTCAAACGCTACGGGAAGTTTGAGGACTTTGGTCGCGGTGAGGATGAGAACGCCGCAGAAATTGCGACGTACTCGGACAACCTGTCCCTCGGGCAGGCACTGGACCACGCGCTCCGCGATGTGAACAATGCGCTCTCGCGCATCGCCGCGGGCACGTACGGGATGTGCCGATACTGCAACGAGCAGATTCCAGAGAAGCGACTGATCGCGCGTCCAACCTCCAGCTCCTGCGTGCGCTGCAAGACGGAGAAGAAGGGAGGATAA
- a CDS encoding polyribonucleotide nucleotidyltransferase — MADQIRSYELPWGGRTLTVELGKLAGQANGACLVRYGDTVVLATAVLSPSTREGIDFFPLMVDFEEKLYAAGKIKGSRFIKREGRPTDEAILAGRLIDRCIRPLFPEGIRNDVQVVISTLSWDAENDSDVLGITAASIALAISDIPWDGPIGGIRIGRIASDDDVTRQEWVINPTYAARDKSVLDLVIAGTAEQVIMVEAGANEVPEAIMKEAIRFGAKHLGPVVALVRKIQEEAGKEKVLPVPAAGAADLDAAAAVTETFVTARARTVLKAGIAETKQDRNALVKNLIDELDAHLVERGVAEDLLPQCRRLVKPIIERVIVGLILDEGYRIDGRKLNEIRPLHSEVALLPRTHGSGLFQRGQTHVLSTVTLGSPGMEQILDTMEYDMKKRYMHHYNFPPFSVGEARPMRGPGRRDIGHGALAERALEPVIPSKESFPYTIRVVSEVMSSNGSSSMGSTCGSTLALMDAGVPITAPVAGIAMGLASDDTGRWKVLTDLQDLEDGKGGMDFKIAGTRAGITAVQMDTKTKGLALEICDAAIDQAREARFQVLDSMAEVIAAPRAELSQYAPRVETIQINPEKIREVIGPGGKVINAIIDKTGCEIDIEQSGQIFITAVTADGMERAKKWIRDLTREVEAGEIFHGPVVRILDFGAFVEVLPGRDGMVHISELAPYRVNKVEDIVKVGDIVPVKVKEIDDMGRVNLSIVEAVRAGEEFTFPPAPERPVGGFDRGGPRPGGHSGPPRHGPGGGPRRSGPRPPRR; from the coding sequence ATGGCTGACCAGATTCGTTCGTACGAGCTCCCATGGGGTGGGCGAACGCTCACCGTCGAGCTCGGGAAACTCGCCGGACAGGCAAACGGTGCCTGCCTCGTGCGCTACGGTGACACCGTTGTCCTCGCGACTGCGGTGCTCTCGCCGTCTACGCGCGAGGGGATTGATTTCTTCCCGCTCATGGTGGACTTTGAGGAGAAGCTCTACGCGGCGGGGAAAATCAAGGGATCGCGCTTCATTAAGCGTGAGGGGAGGCCGACGGACGAGGCGATCCTCGCCGGACGGCTCATTGATCGCTGTATCCGACCGCTCTTCCCGGAGGGGATTCGCAACGATGTTCAAGTCGTCATCTCGACGCTCTCCTGGGACGCGGAGAACGATTCCGATGTCCTCGGTATCACCGCGGCATCCATCGCGCTCGCGATTTCCGACATTCCGTGGGATGGCCCCATCGGCGGGATTCGCATCGGACGCATTGCATCGGACGATGATGTGACGCGGCAGGAGTGGGTCATCAACCCCACGTACGCGGCGCGCGACAAGAGCGTCCTCGACCTCGTCATCGCCGGAACTGCAGAGCAGGTGATCATGGTGGAGGCCGGCGCGAATGAGGTTCCGGAGGCGATCATGAAGGAGGCCATCCGTTTTGGCGCGAAGCACCTTGGCCCCGTCGTTGCACTCGTGCGGAAGATTCAAGAGGAGGCCGGCAAGGAGAAGGTACTGCCGGTGCCGGCTGCGGGTGCGGCGGACCTCGATGCGGCTGCGGCGGTCACGGAGACGTTCGTCACCGCGCGCGCTCGCACGGTGCTCAAGGCAGGTATTGCGGAGACCAAGCAAGATCGCAATGCGCTCGTGAAGAACCTCATTGATGAGCTCGACGCGCATCTCGTGGAGCGCGGTGTCGCCGAGGATCTCCTCCCGCAGTGCCGTCGCCTCGTCAAGCCGATCATTGAGCGGGTTATCGTGGGACTCATTCTCGACGAGGGCTACCGCATTGACGGCCGCAAGCTCAACGAAATTCGACCGCTCCACTCGGAGGTCGCGCTGCTCCCGCGCACGCACGGGTCGGGGCTCTTCCAGCGCGGGCAGACCCACGTGCTTTCGACCGTCACACTCGGCTCGCCTGGCATGGAGCAGATCCTCGACACGATGGAGTACGACATGAAGAAGCGCTACATGCACCACTACAACTTCCCGCCGTTCTCGGTGGGAGAGGCGCGGCCGATGCGCGGCCCGGGTCGGCGCGACATCGGGCACGGTGCGCTCGCCGAGCGTGCGCTCGAGCCGGTCATCCCGTCGAAGGAGTCGTTCCCGTACACCATCCGTGTTGTCTCTGAGGTCATGTCCTCGAACGGATCGAGTTCCATGGGCTCCACGTGCGGTTCAACGCTCGCGCTCATGGATGCGGGCGTGCCGATCACGGCACCCGTCGCCGGCATCGCCATGGGCCTCGCATCCGATGACACCGGCCGTTGGAAGGTTCTCACCGATCTCCAGGACCTCGAGGACGGCAAGGGCGGCATGGACTTCAAGATCGCGGGAACGCGAGCCGGCATCACCGCTGTACAGATGGACACCAAGACGAAAGGCCTCGCGCTTGAGATTTGTGACGCGGCGATTGACCAGGCACGCGAAGCGCGATTCCAGGTGCTCGACAGCATGGCGGAGGTCATTGCCGCGCCGCGTGCAGAGCTCTCGCAGTACGCGCCGCGCGTCGAGACCATCCAGATCAACCCCGAGAAGATCCGTGAGGTCATTGGCCCAGGTGGGAAGGTTATCAACGCGATCATCGACAAGACCGGCTGCGAGATTGATATCGAGCAGTCCGGCCAAATCTTCATCACCGCGGTGACGGCGGATGGCATGGAGCGCGCGAAGAAGTGGATTCGCGACCTCACCCGTGAGGTGGAGGCCGGCGAGATCTTCCACGGGCCAGTCGTCCGGATTCTCGATTTCGGCGCATTCGTCGAGGTGCTCCCCGGTCGCGACGGCATGGTGCACATCTCCGAGCTCGCGCCGTACCGCGTGAACAAGGTGGAGGATATCGTGAAAGTCGGCGACATTGTTCCCGTGAAGGTGAAGGAGATTGACGACATGGGCCGCGTGAACCTCTCGATCGTGGAGGCCGTGCGCGCCGGCGAGGAGTTCACCTTCCCACCGGCACCCGAGCGTCCCGTTGGCGGATTCGATCGCGGTGGTCCGCGTCCCGGCGGCCACAGCGGCCCGCCACGCCACGGTCCCGGTGGCGGCCCCCGCAGGAGCGGCCCGCGTCCCCCACGACGATAA
- a CDS encoding FAD-dependent oxidoreductase has product MYDLAVIGAGDTGTASIYVASRYTSMQRIALIEREQDIATGASSPQTNSQTLHFGDIESNFDRATTERVRDAAELVAAFLDRYGHAAMYRKGHKMLLAVGAHEVAQLNARYEAIHDLFPDIRLIGREEIAQFEPRVIAGRSPRCAIRAIISTDGYIVDFASIARAFVRLARKSSTTAVDVFRATPVTALAREEDGFRITTRRATIHARTVIVAAGAHALRFAKEMGLAAHLEILPIRGRFLQTRIPHLLRGKVYTMQHPTRPFAAIHGDPEVHDLRVTRFGPTALAVPVLERFRLKTAWDFLRTIVWSIRGLLSYVAVLCRPDLIAFIVRMAAIELIPVLGRRIFLRAAQKIVPTLRSRDLTWARGAGGIRPQLVDTRAMALSNAEGRIVGNGDIYEITPSPGASVCLGIACEDIAQVCTWVGATFDRERFLADHTRQHPRDAASP; this is encoded by the coding sequence ATGTACGATCTTGCAGTCATCGGCGCTGGTGACACCGGCACTGCGAGCATCTACGTCGCATCCCGCTACACGAGCATGCAGCGCATCGCGCTCATCGAGCGTGAACAGGATATCGCCACGGGCGCATCGAGCCCCCAAACGAACTCCCAGACGCTGCACTTCGGCGACATCGAGTCCAACTTCGATCGGGCAACGACGGAGCGCGTGCGGGATGCCGCAGAGCTCGTCGCCGCGTTTCTCGATCGGTATGGGCATGCGGCGATGTACCGGAAGGGGCATAAGATGCTCCTCGCCGTGGGTGCGCACGAAGTCGCGCAGCTCAACGCGCGCTATGAGGCCATCCATGATCTCTTCCCCGACATCCGACTCATCGGGCGCGAGGAGATCGCGCAGTTTGAGCCACGCGTGATTGCGGGACGTTCTCCACGCTGCGCCATCCGTGCGATCATCTCCACCGATGGGTACATCGTGGACTTCGCGAGTATCGCGCGGGCGTTCGTCCGCCTCGCGCGGAAGAGCAGTACGACGGCGGTGGACGTGTTCCGCGCAACGCCAGTGACCGCGCTCGCGCGCGAGGAGGATGGATTCCGCATCACGACGCGCCGTGCCACGATCCACGCGCGCACGGTCATCGTGGCCGCAGGCGCGCACGCACTCCGGTTTGCGAAGGAGATGGGCCTCGCGGCGCACCTCGAGATCCTCCCCATTCGGGGGCGGTTCCTCCAGACGCGCATTCCGCATCTCCTCCGTGGCAAGGTGTATACGATGCAGCACCCCACCCGCCCGTTCGCGGCGATCCACGGCGATCCAGAAGTACACGACCTGCGTGTGACGCGCTTTGGTCCCACGGCGCTCGCGGTCCCCGTGCTCGAGCGGTTCCGCCTCAAGACCGCGTGGGATTTTCTCCGGACGATCGTGTGGAGTATTCGTGGTCTCCTCTCCTACGTCGCGGTGCTCTGCCGGCCAGACCTCATCGCCTTCATCGTGCGGATGGCAGCCATCGAGCTCATTCCGGTGCTCGGTAGGCGCATCTTCCTTCGCGCCGCGCAGAAGATCGTGCCCACGCTTCGGTCGCGCGACCTCACCTGGGCGCGTGGCGCGGGCGGCATACGGCCACAGCTCGTTGATACGCGGGCCATGGCGCTCAGCAACGCCGAGGGACGCATTGTCGGGAACGGTGACATCTACGAGATCACCCCCTCCCCGGGCGCGAGCGTCTGCCTCGGCATCGCGTGCGAGGACATCGCGCAGGTCTGCACGTGGGTCGGCGCGACCTTCGACCGCGAGCGGTTCCTCGCAGACCACACGCGCCAGCATCCACGCGATGCTGCGTCTCCCTGA
- a CDS encoding tyrosine-type recombinase/integrase gives MTIKSFPLQHAVRQFLEYCEVERGRAPATLTMYGFVLDRFLAFAAKRGAKSTEDITMELVRAFRMWLHRRPGRAAETLTIGTQNLHLVILRSFLKFCVKRDIASLAPEKIELPKQNEREVAFLEPEEVERLLAAPLADVTEGTRGTGRILRLRDAAILEVLFSTGMRVGELVRVERDAINLKRGEFAVHGKGGKVRIVFLSDTATGALKRYLDARRDPSPFVFVRHDRAVRRTPEEVRSLSARSVERLVAKYARAAGIVKHVHPHTLRHSFATDLLRGGAQLRDVQAMLGHSSITTTQIYTHVTNRQLRAVHQRRHRRRATPRD, from the coding sequence ATGACCATCAAGTCCTTCCCCCTCCAACACGCAGTCCGGCAGTTCCTTGAGTACTGCGAGGTGGAGCGCGGTCGTGCGCCAGCGACGCTCACGATGTACGGGTTCGTGCTCGATCGATTCCTCGCGTTTGCCGCGAAGCGTGGGGCAAAATCCACGGAGGACATCACGATGGAGCTCGTGCGGGCCTTCCGCATGTGGCTCCACCGTCGGCCGGGCCGCGCGGCGGAGACGCTCACCATTGGGACACAGAACCTCCACCTCGTCATCCTGCGCTCGTTCCTCAAGTTCTGCGTGAAGCGCGACATCGCATCGCTCGCGCCAGAGAAGATCGAGCTCCCCAAACAGAACGAGCGGGAAGTGGCGTTCCTGGAGCCCGAGGAAGTAGAACGACTCCTCGCCGCGCCGCTCGCGGACGTGACGGAAGGTACACGGGGCACGGGACGCATCCTCCGCCTCCGCGATGCTGCGATCCTCGAAGTACTCTTCTCCACCGGCATGCGCGTGGGCGAGCTCGTGCGGGTGGAACGCGATGCCATCAACCTCAAACGCGGCGAGTTCGCGGTGCACGGAAAGGGTGGGAAGGTACGCATCGTGTTCCTGTCGGACACCGCGACGGGCGCACTCAAACGCTACCTCGACGCGCGGCGCGATCCGTCGCCGTTCGTGTTCGTGCGGCACGATCGGGCAGTACGTCGCACGCCGGAGGAAGTGCGGTCACTCTCGGCGCGGAGCGTGGAGCGGCTCGTGGCGAAGTACGCGAGGGCAGCGGGAATCGTGAAGCACGTCCACCCACATACGCTGCGCCACAGTTTTGCGACGGACCTCCTCCGTGGCGGCGCGCAGCTCCGCGATGTCCAGGCCATGCTCGGCCACTCCTCCATCACGACGACCCAGATCTACACGCACGTCACCAACCGCCAGCTCCGCGCGGTGCACCAACGCCGCCACCGACGACGCGCGACGCCCCGTGATTGA